The window TTCGCTGGACATGACCGACTTTCACGTGCCGGCGCTGTACAAGAACAAGCAGTTCAGCCAAGAATTCCAGCTGACCTACACCGGCGACAAGGTGCAGGGCGTGGCAGGCGTGTACTACATCGATGCCAACGCCTACAACATCTTCGACACCGTGCTGGCCGGCGCCGTCCCCAGCTCGACCTACACCCTGGGCGACATCGACACCAAGGCCTGGGCCGTGTTCGCCGACGCCAACTACAAGGTCAACGAAGCCTTGAGCTTTTCGCTGGGCGGACGCTACACGGTCGACCAGCGCGAAGCGAGCGTGCTGCGTCAGATCTACCTGGGCCTGAACGGCTCGCCGGCGATGGGCAACCCCAACGCCGTGATGTTCCGCACCGATACCGACTTCACCCACGGCGAACTGGAACGCGAAGACAAGAAATTCACGCCAAAAGTGGGCCTGGCCTACAAGGCCAGCGCCAACCAGAACATTTACGCCAGCTGGGCGCGCGGCTTCAAGGGCGGCGGCTTCGACCCGCGCATGAACGTGGTCGGCACCAAGATCAGCAACGCCACCGCGCGCGCCGGTTTCCTGCCAGAAACCATCGACTCGCTCGAACTGGGCCTGAAATCGTCGTACAACAACAACCGCATCCTGACCAACATCGCCCTGTTCGACAGCAAATACAAGGATGTGCAGATTCCCGGCTCGGTGGAGGTCGACACCAACGGCGACGGCCGCCCCGACAGCTTCGCCGGCGTGACCACCAATGCCGGCAAGGCCAAGATCCGCGGCATCGAACTCGAAGCGAGCGCGAAGCTGACCAACGCCCTCAGCGTCACCGGCATGTACAGCCACATCAACGCCGATTTCACCCAGTACCTGACATCCCAACTGGTCGGCGGCGTGCCGGCCCTGGTCAATATGGCTAACGAGCGCTACTTCCAGAACACGCCGAAGAACTCGGCCAACCTGCGCGCAACCTACGACATGGCGCTGCCGATGATGGGCCGCGGCGGCACCTTCAGCGTCAGCGGCAGCGCTTCCTACAAGGACGAGACCAGCCAGTTCGAATACGCCTCGGTGCTCGACCAGCCAGCCTACACCCTGTACGACCTGAGCCTGACGTGGACCAGCGCCGACAACAAGATCCGCGCCGGCCTGCACGGCAAGAACCTGGGCGACAAACGCTATCGCACCGGTGGCTACGTCTTCCCGAACCTCGGCAAAGAGGGCGTGCTGACGGCCTTTTACGGCGCCCCGCGCACCGTGTCGGCAACGCTCGAGTACCGGTTCTGAGCATGTCGGTACAAGTACAAGAACACGATGGCGCGCAGGCGGCCCGCCACTTCCACCCGGGTGGCGCAGCGGACGGGGCCAGGCAATTCAATGACGTCAGCTACACCAGCGACGACGGCCTGACCCTGTACGCGCGCGATTATCCGGGCCACAGCGGGCCGGCGCGCCTGCCCGTCATCTGCATCCATGGGCTCACGCGCAACTCGGGCGACTTCGACGAACTGGCGCCGTGGATCGCCGGCCAGGGGCGGCGCGTGCTGGCGCTCGACGTGCGCGGGCGTGGCCAGTCGGCGCGCGACCCCGACCCGGCCCACTACAACCCGGCGGTCTACGCCGGCGACGTCATCAAGCTGGCGCACGACCTGGGCATCGAGCGCGCCGTGTTCGTCGGCACCTCGATGGGCGGCATCATCACCATGA of the Massilia violaceinigra genome contains:
- a CDS encoding TonB-dependent receptor, translated to MRLTIRHFPLHRIAAAVLALSGGAMGTAQAQTESGAPAAGPIQDAGVVTVSARRRPENLQDVPVSVTAFGGDQLSKQGTPDITALALSIPNTTLKASRATNSTLTAFIRGVGQQDPLAGFEAGVGIYLDDIYLARPQAAVTDIYDVERIEVLRGPQGTLYGRNTIGGAVKYVTRKLGSKTDIRARLTLGDYSQREAVLTASTPISDAVRVGGSIARFKRDGYGRNLVTGAHNYDKDMTAARLSAEFTPTPELFIRLAGDATDDDSSPRNGHRVTVGRTSGAQILSNVYDTRANLTRALGHEQEVKAHGWSALLEYAVSPQLSVKSVTAARRDKSYAPIDFDSLDMTDFHVPALYKNKQFSQEFQLTYTGDKVQGVAGVYYIDANAYNIFDTVLAGAVPSSTYTLGDIDTKAWAVFADANYKVNEALSFSLGGRYTVDQREASVLRQIYLGLNGSPAMGNPNAVMFRTDTDFTHGELEREDKKFTPKVGLAYKASANQNIYASWARGFKGGGFDPRMNVVGTKISNATARAGFLPETIDSLELGLKSSYNNNRILTNIALFDSKYKDVQIPGSVEVDTNGDGRPDSFAGVTTNAGKAKIRGIELEASAKLTNALSVTGMYSHINADFTQYLTSQLVGGVPALVNMANERYFQNTPKNSANLRATYDMALPMMGRGGTFSVSGSASYKDETSQFEYASVLDQPAYTLYDLSLTWTSADNKIRAGLHGKNLGDKRYRTGGYVFPNLGKEGVLTAFYGAPRTVSATLEYRF